One genomic window of Tatumella citrea includes the following:
- a CDS encoding FNR family transcription factor yields the protein MIPEKRIIRRVQSGGCAIHCQDCSINQLCIPFTLNEHELDQLDNIIERKKPIQKGQSLFKAGDELKSLYAIRSGTLKSYTITEQGDEQITGFHLAGDLVGFDAIISSHHPSFSQALETSMVCEIPFETLDDLSGKMPALRQQMMRLMSGEIKSDQDMILLLSKKSAEERLAAFIWNLSRRFAQRGFSQREFRLTMTRGDIGNYLGLTVETISRLLGRFQKSGMLAVKGKYITIENHPMLTELAGQTVPCHS from the coding sequence ATGATTCCAGAAAAAAGGATTATTCGTCGCGTTCAATCTGGCGGTTGTGCCATCCACTGCCAGGACTGTAGCATTAACCAGTTATGCATTCCCTTCACGCTTAACGAGCATGAACTGGATCAGCTGGATAATATTATCGAACGTAAGAAACCTATCCAGAAAGGCCAGTCTTTGTTCAAGGCAGGTGATGAGCTGAAATCCCTTTACGCTATTCGTTCCGGTACGTTAAAAAGTTACACCATTACCGAACAGGGCGATGAGCAAATTACCGGGTTCCATCTGGCCGGTGATTTAGTAGGTTTCGATGCCATTATCAGCAGCCACCATCCAAGCTTTTCTCAGGCTCTCGAAACGTCGATGGTCTGTGAAATCCCGTTTGAAACACTGGACGATCTCTCCGGAAAAATGCCGGCACTACGTCAGCAAATGATGCGTCTGATGAGCGGTGAAATTAAAAGTGACCAGGACATGATTCTTTTATTGTCGAAAAAGAGCGCTGAAGAGCGTCTGGCTGCTTTTATCTGGAACCTGTCTCGTCGCTTTGCACAGCGAGGTTTCTCACAGCGTGAGTTCCGTCTGACCATGACCCGTGGAGATATCGGAAATTACCTGGGGCTTACCGTTGAGACCATCAGCCGCCTGCTGGGTCGTTTTCAGAAGAGCGGGATGTTGGCAGTGAAAGGTAAATACATCACTATCGAAAATCATCCGATGCTGACCGAACTGGCCGGACAGACAGTTCCCTGTCACTCCTGA
- a CDS encoding basic amino acid/polyamine antiporter — protein MSEKKLGLAALTALVLSSMLGAGVFSLPQNMAAVAGPAALLGGWLITGIGILFLAMAMLLLSRLRPDLDGGIFTYAREGFGEVTGFCSAWGYWLCAVIANVSYLVIVFSALSFFTDSPGHIVFGSGNTWPAICGASLLLWLVHFLVLRGVQTAATINILATLGKLVPLCLFMVVALLAFRFANFSHDFRGLSLGHPLWYQIKQTMLITLWVFIGVEGAIVISARARQRRDVGRATLTAVLAALVVYLLVTLLSLGIVPREQLAGMHNPSMAGLLAGIVGPWGTVVIVGGLVLSVSGAYLSWTIMAAEIPFLAAKTDTFPRIISRQNRYAAPAASLWLTNGSVQICLLIIGITHAGYDNLLNIASEMVLVPYLLVGLFLMKTAQRKISKEMLTGTGASLYGLWLLYASGPENLVMSLMLYAPGLLLFVVARYTAPQPVPLVRKEVLIIAGILLAAVAIAIRLMLT, from the coding sequence ATGTCTGAAAAGAAATTAGGCCTCGCGGCACTGACAGCCCTGGTACTCAGTTCTATGCTGGGTGCAGGAGTATTTAGCCTGCCACAAAATATGGCAGCGGTCGCAGGCCCCGCAGCTTTGTTAGGTGGCTGGCTGATTACCGGTATTGGCATACTTTTCCTGGCAATGGCCATGTTGTTACTGTCGCGTCTGCGTCCGGATCTTGATGGCGGTATCTTCACCTATGCCCGCGAAGGTTTCGGTGAGGTGACAGGATTTTGTTCTGCCTGGGGATACTGGCTGTGTGCGGTAATTGCCAATGTCTCCTATCTGGTTATCGTATTTTCGGCGTTAAGTTTTTTTACCGACTCGCCGGGGCATATTGTATTCGGTTCAGGTAATACCTGGCCTGCAATTTGCGGTGCCTCGCTGCTATTATGGCTGGTCCATTTCCTGGTACTGCGTGGAGTACAGACTGCAGCGACCATTAATATTCTGGCCACCCTGGGTAAACTGGTACCGTTATGTCTGTTTATGGTAGTTGCACTGCTGGCCTTTCGGTTTGCCAATTTCAGCCATGATTTTCGCGGGCTGAGTCTGGGACACCCGCTCTGGTATCAAATCAAACAAACCATGCTTATCACCTTATGGGTATTTATCGGGGTTGAAGGTGCAATTGTTATTTCTGCCAGGGCAAGACAGCGGCGGGACGTTGGAAGGGCAACGTTAACCGCGGTGTTGGCCGCACTGGTGGTCTACCTGTTAGTAACACTGTTGTCGTTAGGTATTGTGCCACGCGAGCAACTGGCAGGAATGCATAACCCTTCGATGGCAGGGTTGCTGGCTGGGATCGTTGGCCCGTGGGGAACCGTGGTCATTGTCGGCGGACTGGTGTTGTCAGTCTCAGGAGCTTATCTGAGCTGGACCATAATGGCTGCAGAAATCCCCTTCCTTGCCGCAAAAACCGATACATTCCCGCGTATCATTAGCCGACAAAATCGCTATGCGGCTCCTGCGGCTTCGTTATGGCTGACCAACGGCAGTGTCCAGATTTGCCTGCTGATTATCGGTATAACTCATGCCGGCTATGACAATCTTCTGAACATTGCCTCAGAGATGGTATTGGTACCGTACCTACTGGTTGGATTGTTTTTAATGAAAACAGCTCAGCGCAAAATTTCTAAAGAGATGCTGACAGGAACCGGGGCTTCTTTGTACGGATTATGGTTGTTATATGCGTCCGGTCCCGAAAACCTGGTGATGTCACTGATGCTCTATGCTCCGGGATTATTGCTGTTTGTTGTCGCACGCTACACAGCTCCGCAGCCGGTGCCTCTGGTGCGCAAAGAAGTACTGATAATCGCTGGTATTTTACTGGCGGCGGTCGCTATCGCGATCAGGCTGATGCTGACCTGA
- the rstA gene encoding two-component system response regulator RstA encodes MNKIVYVEDEPEVGELIAAYLGKHDFDVVVETRGDRAEQRIVEEDPDLVMLDIMLPGKDGMTLCRDLRARWSGPIVLLTSLDSDMNHILALEMGANDYILKTTPPAVLLARLRLHLRQALQSTNSEEQQHSGSAPARLIRFGTLTIDMLNREVTLADEQIPLSTADFDLLWELASHAGQILNRDALLKTLRGVSYDGLDRSIDVAISRLRKKLHDNATEPFRIKTIRNKGYLFAPQAWDTHSE; translated from the coding sequence ATGAATAAAATTGTTTACGTAGAAGATGAACCTGAAGTTGGCGAATTGATCGCTGCTTACCTCGGAAAACACGACTTTGACGTGGTGGTTGAAACCCGTGGAGATCGTGCTGAACAGCGTATTGTTGAAGAAGATCCGGATTTGGTCATGCTGGACATTATGCTGCCCGGAAAAGATGGTATGACTCTCTGTCGTGATCTGCGTGCCCGCTGGTCAGGACCTATTGTGCTGCTCACTTCACTCGATAGTGACATGAACCATATCCTGGCACTGGAGATGGGTGCCAATGACTATATTCTTAAAACGACGCCGCCTGCGGTACTACTGGCCCGTTTACGCTTACACCTGCGTCAGGCACTGCAAAGTACTAACAGTGAAGAACAACAACATTCCGGATCTGCCCCAGCCCGGCTGATCCGGTTTGGTACCCTGACCATTGATATGCTTAACCGCGAAGTAACGCTGGCAGATGAGCAAATTCCGTTATCTACTGCCGACTTCGACCTGCTCTGGGAGCTGGCCAGCCATGCAGGTCAGATACTTAACCGCGATGCGTTGCTTAAAACACTGCGCGGTGTCAGTTATGACGGCCTGGATCGCAGTATTGATGTGGCTATTTCCCGGCTACGTAAAAAACTCCATGACAATGCGACAGAACCGTTTCGGATTAAAACCATCCGTAATAAAGGATACCTGTTTGCACCGCAGGCCTGGGATACCCACTCCGAATGA
- the uspE gene encoding universal stress protein UspE — protein MSRYQNVLVAIDSEQDDQPALRRAVYLNQRIGGKIKAFLAIYDFSYEMTTLLSPDERTSMRQGVINQRTEWIRQQAKAYIDSGVDIEIKVVWHNRPHEAIIQEVLQFKHDLVLKMAHQYDRLESVIFTPTDWHILRKCPSPVWMVKDQPWPEGGKALVAVNLASEEPQHDALNQKLVRESQLLADMVNHTEVHLVGAYPLTPVNIAIELPDFDPQTYNDAIRGQHLIAMKTLRQKFSIADEFTHVDKGEPDEVIPALASSLDAGVVVLGTVGRTGLSAAFLGNTAEQVIDHLRCDLLVFKPDDFVAPELDNEEETPSA, from the coding sequence ATGTCCAGATATCAAAATGTCCTGGTAGCTATTGACTCAGAGCAGGATGACCAGCCAGCGCTGCGGCGTGCGGTATATCTGAATCAACGCATCGGCGGCAAGATTAAAGCCTTCCTCGCTATTTATGATTTCTCGTATGAGATGACTACCCTGCTGTCTCCTGATGAACGAACCAGTATGCGTCAGGGCGTAATTAATCAGCGTACTGAATGGATCCGCCAACAAGCTAAGGCCTATATAGATTCTGGTGTCGATATTGAAATCAAAGTGGTCTGGCATAACCGGCCACACGAAGCCATTATTCAGGAAGTATTGCAGTTTAAACATGATTTAGTCCTGAAAATGGCCCACCAGTATGACCGGCTGGAATCCGTGATTTTCACTCCCACCGACTGGCATATATTACGTAAATGTCCGAGCCCGGTCTGGATGGTTAAAGACCAGCCATGGCCAGAAGGTGGTAAAGCGCTGGTGGCAGTAAACCTTGCCAGCGAAGAACCACAGCATGACGCGCTGAACCAGAAACTGGTCAGAGAAAGCCAGTTACTGGCCGATATGGTCAACCATACTGAAGTTCATCTGGTCGGGGCCTATCCGCTCACCCCCGTGAACATAGCCATTGAACTCCCTGACTTTGATCCGCAAACTTATAATGATGCCATCCGTGGTCAGCACCTGATCGCTATGAAAACACTGCGTCAAAAATTCTCTATTGCCGATGAGTTTACTCATGTCGATAAAGGCGAACCTGATGAAGTGATTCCTGCACTGGCCAGCAGTCTGGATGCAGGGGTTGTGGTGCTGGGAACAGTAGGCCGTACAGGACTCTCCGCAGCTTTCCTCGGGAATACCGCGGAACAGGTGATCGATCATCTGCGCTGTGACCTGCTGGTGTTTAAACCTGACGACTTTGTTGCTCCGGAACTGGACAACGAAGAAGAAACGCCATCGGCCTGA
- a CDS encoding YegP family protein, which produces MSGKYEVFLGKDQQYYFRLKAANGEVILSSEGYVNKSGCLNGIASVQKNSPEDHNYERLTAKNDAPYFTLKAANHQVIGRSEMYSSVAAREKGI; this is translated from the coding sequence ATGAGTGGAAAGTATGAAGTTTTTCTGGGAAAAGATCAGCAATACTATTTCCGTCTGAAAGCTGCTAACGGAGAAGTGATCCTCAGCAGTGAGGGCTATGTGAATAAAAGCGGTTGTCTGAATGGCATTGCCTCGGTACAGAAAAATAGTCCCGAAGATCATAATTATGAACGTCTGACAGCCAAAAATGATGCCCCTTACTTTACGCTGAAAGCCGCGAATCATCAGGTTATTGGCCGTAGTGAGATGTACAGCTCCGTTGCTGCACGGGAAAAAGGCATTTAG
- a CDS encoding LysR substrate-binding domain-containing protein has translation MRKKIPGTASLLAFEAAARHGNFARAADELALTEGAISRQIARLETLLECRLFERSGNRVSLNATGARYAKSVRETLERFDRDTRSVSGSIASQRNLELAVSPTFASRWLIPRLKSFRQQHPDITLNITASSDPFILSGSGLDAALHFDHPAWAGMQVRHLFRERLIAVCHPQLMTGEDPQQLLNRLPRIHRRQNPDAWAHFADIAGIHLDHPLQGAIVDLHEMAIAVAVAGDGVALIPEVYVQRELATGQLVSPWSHSALLSKTFCLILPATVGQEHSALHDFACWLISLADQTVFSE, from the coding sequence ATGCGTAAAAAGATTCCCGGCACTGCGTCATTACTGGCATTTGAAGCTGCTGCCAGGCACGGTAATTTTGCCAGGGCAGCCGATGAGCTCGCTCTGACTGAAGGTGCCATCAGCCGGCAGATAGCCCGGCTGGAAACGTTACTGGAGTGCAGGTTGTTTGAGCGCTCCGGAAACCGGGTTAGCCTGAATGCTACCGGGGCACGCTATGCCAAGTCGGTCCGGGAGACCCTCGAACGTTTTGACCGGGATACCCGTTCGGTAAGCGGCAGTATCGCCAGCCAGCGAAATCTTGAACTGGCAGTATCACCTACCTTTGCCAGCCGCTGGTTGATCCCCAGACTGAAAAGTTTCAGACAACAGCATCCGGACATTACCCTGAATATCACCGCCAGTAGTGACCCGTTTATTCTCAGTGGCAGTGGGCTGGATGCTGCTCTCCATTTTGACCATCCTGCCTGGGCAGGCATGCAGGTCAGGCATTTGTTCCGCGAACGGCTGATCGCGGTGTGTCACCCGCAGTTAATGACCGGAGAAGACCCTCAGCAATTACTGAACCGGTTACCGCGGATTCATCGCCGGCAAAATCCCGACGCCTGGGCACATTTCGCTGATATCGCAGGTATTCACCTCGATCATCCGTTGCAGGGCGCTATTGTGGATCTGCATGAGATGGCGATAGCCGTTGCTGTTGCCGGTGACGGGGTGGCATTGATTCCGGAAGTGTATGTTCAAAGAGAGCTTGCTACGGGGCAACTGGTTTCTCCCTGGAGCCATTCGGCCTTACTCAGTAAAACTTTCTGTCTGATACTGCCAGCCACTGTCGGGCAGGAACATTCAGCACTGCATGATTTTGCCTGCTGGCTGATATCTCTGGCCGACCAGACTGTGTTTTCAGAATAA
- the cybB gene encoding cytochrome b561 has translation MPDFQNKYQHWQIRLHWLTLLLLIIVYSTIELRGFATRGSWQGKTIIVTHFSCGILVFAVMCVRLLLRFRYPAPPVTPPLKQWQHLLSSLAHKLLYLLFLVLPILGVSSRYVRGQQWLVFGIPMPVTDHPDFTLSRQIINWHETLANFGYWLIGLHALAAIAHHFLFRDDTLLRMMPTRRRSSRK, from the coding sequence ATGCCGGATTTTCAGAATAAATATCAGCACTGGCAAATCCGCCTGCACTGGTTAACATTACTGTTACTGATCATCGTTTACAGTACTATTGAGCTGCGCGGGTTTGCGACACGGGGATCCTGGCAGGGTAAAACGATAATCGTAACTCATTTCAGTTGCGGCATTCTGGTGTTTGCGGTGATGTGTGTCCGGCTATTACTTCGTTTTCGTTATCCGGCACCACCGGTAACACCACCTTTGAAACAGTGGCAGCATCTGCTTTCTTCTCTGGCTCATAAACTCTTATATCTGTTATTTCTGGTATTACCGATACTGGGTGTATCTTCCCGCTATGTCCGTGGCCAACAATGGCTGGTGTTTGGTATTCCTATGCCGGTGACGGATCATCCGGATTTCACCCTCAGCCGCCAAATCATTAACTGGCATGAGACACTGGCTAATTTTGGCTACTGGCTGATTGGATTACATGCCCTTGCCGCTATCGCACACCATTTTCTGTTCCGCGATGACACACTGCTAAGAATGATGCCAACACGGCGTCGTTCATCACGTAAATGA
- a CDS encoding sugar transporter: MTAESPSVNESPLHSRPVSRKTAWLRVLLMAVAAFIFNTTEFVPVGLLSDIGTSFGMQTADVGIMLTIYAWCVALLSLPLMLLTRNVERRILLVILFSIFIASHVLSAVAWNFNALLVSRIGIAVTHAVFWSINASLAIRIAPPGKKTQALSMIATGTALAMVLGVPLGRIIGQTMGWRTTFGIIAVSSLVLMVMLARLLPKLPSEHTGSLKSLPMLIRRPALMSMYLLVTLVVTAHYTAYSYIEPFMQQLAQQGANFTTLLLLLFGAAGIFGSVLFSTLGKRFPSSLLSGAIAAITLCMGLFLVTSTHAPAIMTVCIVWGIAMMLINLSMQVRVLSLAPDATDVSMSLMSGIYNIGIGAGALIGNQVISHLGMNLVGYVGSAFALISLVWCLYSLKKYPQLRSNL; encoded by the coding sequence ATGACCGCCGAATCACCCTCCGTCAATGAAAGTCCGTTACATTCCCGTCCCGTGTCCCGCAAAACAGCGTGGCTACGGGTACTGTTGATGGCTGTCGCCGCCTTTATCTTTAATACCACGGAGTTTGTACCCGTCGGTTTACTGTCTGATATTGGAACCAGTTTCGGTATGCAAACTGCCGATGTGGGGATTATGCTGACGATCTACGCCTGGTGTGTAGCTCTGTTGTCACTGCCATTAATGTTGCTTACCCGCAATGTTGAGCGACGAATTTTACTGGTTATTCTGTTTTCAATTTTTATTGCCAGCCATGTGCTCTCAGCTGTCGCCTGGAACTTCAATGCATTACTGGTTTCCCGCATCGGGATCGCGGTAACCCATGCGGTTTTCTGGTCAATTAACGCATCGCTGGCTATCCGGATTGCACCTCCGGGTAAAAAAACCCAGGCCCTGAGTATGATTGCAACAGGAACTGCACTGGCTATGGTTCTGGGTGTCCCGCTTGGGCGGATAATCGGACAGACCATGGGCTGGCGTACAACCTTTGGCATTATTGCGGTTTCTTCACTGGTGTTGATGGTAATGCTTGCCAGACTGCTGCCAAAACTGCCAAGTGAACATACTGGTTCGTTAAAAAGCCTGCCAATGCTGATTCGCCGTCCGGCGCTGATGAGCATGTATCTGCTGGTTACACTGGTAGTGACAGCCCATTATACCGCTTACAGCTACATTGAACCCTTTATGCAGCAACTGGCTCAACAGGGTGCTAATTTCACTACCCTGCTGTTACTGCTGTTCGGGGCTGCAGGTATCTTTGGCAGCGTGCTGTTCAGTACCCTGGGTAAACGCTTTCCTTCGTCACTCCTTTCCGGAGCGATAGCAGCCATAACTCTTTGCATGGGGCTGTTCTTAGTCACCTCAACGCATGCTCCGGCAATCATGACCGTCTGTATTGTCTGGGGAATTGCAATGATGCTGATTAACCTGTCGATGCAGGTGCGGGTTTTGTCACTGGCACCGGATGCAACCGATGTGTCAATGTCACTGATGTCAGGCATTTATAATATTGGGATTGGTGCTGGCGCGTTGATCGGTAATCAGGTCATCAGCCATCTGGGAATGAATCTCGTAGGCTATGTAGGATCTGCATTTGCACTGATTAGCCTGGTGTGGTGTCTGTACAGTCTGAAAAAATACCCGCAACTTCGTTCTAATCTGTGA
- the rstB gene encoding two-component system sensor histidine kinase RstB, whose protein sequence is MKKLFIQFYLLLFVCFLVMTLLVGLVYKMTAERAGRQSMNDLMASSLYLMRSELREIPPRDWNKTIDNLDLNLSFKLHIEPMTRYDLPPDEMRRLRAGEIVALDDQYTFLQHIPRSHYVLSVGPIPYLFYLHQMRLLDIALLAFIGMSLALPVFIWMRPHWKEMQRLERAAQRFGQGDLDSRTNFDNTSSLYRLGIAFNQMAENIKVLVASKKQLIDGIAHELRTPLVRLRYRLEMSENLSESEAAALNRDISQLEGLIEELLTYARLDRPKVDMKLQQFDLAHWLAERVEDARSLHPDQQIELDIPQQENRGYADLRLMERVLDNLVNNGLRYSSQRMRISLWFDGNTGLLQVEDDGPGIPPEEREHVFEPFVRLDPSRDRATGGCGLGLAIVHSIAQAFRGTVSIDSSPLGGASVRFCWPVNQPDEAYLSSVSPRRD, encoded by the coding sequence ATGAAGAAACTGTTTATCCAGTTCTATCTGTTATTGTTCGTCTGCTTTCTGGTAATGACACTGCTGGTAGGCCTTGTCTATAAAATGACGGCGGAGCGTGCTGGCCGGCAGTCTATGAATGATCTGATGGCCAGTTCTCTTTATCTGATGCGCAGTGAGCTGCGTGAGATTCCTCCGCGGGACTGGAACAAAACGATTGATAATCTGGATTTGAACCTGTCCTTCAAGCTGCATATCGAACCCATGACCCGCTATGATCTGCCACCGGATGAAATGCGCCGTTTACGGGCCGGAGAAATCGTTGCTCTGGATGATCAGTATACTTTCCTGCAACACATTCCTCGCAGCCACTACGTGTTATCTGTCGGCCCTATTCCTTATCTGTTTTATCTGCATCAGATGAGATTACTGGATATTGCTTTGCTGGCATTTATCGGGATGTCACTGGCACTGCCGGTGTTTATCTGGATGCGTCCTCACTGGAAAGAGATGCAAAGACTGGAACGTGCCGCACAACGTTTTGGCCAGGGTGATCTCGATTCACGAACTAATTTTGATAACACTTCCAGTCTTTACCGGTTAGGAATTGCCTTTAACCAGATGGCAGAGAATATTAAGGTGCTGGTCGCCAGTAAAAAACAGCTTATCGATGGAATCGCCCATGAGTTACGTACTCCTCTGGTGCGGCTGCGCTACCGGCTGGAAATGAGCGAAAACCTGAGCGAAAGTGAAGCCGCAGCGCTGAATCGTGATATCAGCCAGTTGGAAGGATTAATCGAGGAACTACTGACCTATGCCCGCCTCGACCGCCCGAAAGTAGATATGAAATTACAGCAGTTTGACCTGGCTCACTGGCTGGCAGAACGGGTGGAAGACGCTCGTTCCCTTCACCCGGACCAGCAGATAGAACTGGATATTCCGCAACAGGAAAACCGGGGTTATGCCGATTTACGCCTGATGGAACGGGTACTGGATAATCTGGTGAACAACGGTTTACGTTACTCATCACAACGTATGCGGATCAGTTTATGGTTTGACGGCAACACCGGTTTGCTGCAGGTGGAAGATGACGGTCCGGGCATCCCCCCTGAAGAACGTGAGCATGTGTTCGAACCTTTTGTCAGACTAGACCCGAGCCGCGACCGGGCCACCGGTGGATGTGGTCTCGGACTGGCGATTGTTCACTCTATTGCTCAGGCATTTCGCGGTACCGTCTCTATCGACAGCAGCCCACTGGGCGGTGCCAGTGTACGGTTCTGCTGGCCGGTTAACCAGCCAGATGAAGCTTATCTTTCTTCAGTCAGTCCCCGGAGGGATTAA
- the smrA gene encoding DNA endonuclease SmrA: MTNPDDHTLFSLAVNDVNPIKNNQKIHIPRSVNKVLPRSETINTNFLLKDRITPLSLMTPATFRAEGLQTGVVDKLRRGAYSLDGSLFLIRQSVEQARQSVYEFMTEIIRRGGRNVLIIHGKSREETSHSNIIRSYLTHWLPQFSQVQAFCVAHQRHGGSGAMYVSLRKPEELREQNRELHGGRSR, from the coding sequence ATGACGAATCCTGATGATCACACATTATTTAGCCTGGCGGTTAATGATGTTAATCCGATAAAAAATAACCAGAAGATCCACATTCCCCGTTCGGTTAACAAGGTTCTGCCGCGCAGTGAAACGATAAATACAAATTTCCTGCTCAAAGACCGGATTACCCCTTTGTCACTGATGACCCCGGCAACCTTTCGGGCTGAAGGGCTGCAAACCGGAGTTGTTGATAAATTGCGCCGTGGAGCTTATTCACTGGATGGCAGCTTGTTTCTGATCCGCCAGAGCGTCGAACAGGCCAGGCAATCTGTCTATGAATTTATGACTGAAATCATCCGCAGGGGCGGGAGGAATGTACTGATCATTCATGGAAAATCCCGCGAGGAGACCAGCCACAGTAATATCATCCGCAGTTATCTGACCCACTGGTTACCTCAGTTTTCTCAGGTTCAGGCATTTTGCGTGGCTCATCAACGGCACGGGGGCAGCGGTGCAATGTACGTCTCCTTACGCAAACCAGAAGAGTTACGTGAGCAAAATCGTGAACTCCATGGCGGGCGCAGCAGATAA
- the ydgH gene encoding DUF1471 family protein YdgH, giving the protein MKLKNTLLAAALFSVTAVNAFAAQELSPQKAAELQPFKRINLSGRFNSLIDVSDAVSKRADEMGAASFFIQGVSDATGNSGNWRVTADLYRSDAPAAVKETHYSRYNGVNELPKNVAYRLEPFDTVTVSGYFPSQPDAVDAISRAAKDKGAASFFIVRQIDTNNGGNQFITAYVYKADAKERRVQSPDAIPADSQAGKAALAAGGAAAAKVEIPGVASSEAPDRSVGRFFETQNTTGQRYTVRLPGGKSVQELSDLTAAQMTPFDTVTITNHFGTPTEMSDAIGRLAAAKGAKYYHITRQWQNQSGGNLTVTAELFK; this is encoded by the coding sequence ATGAAGCTAAAGAACACCCTTTTGGCAGCAGCTCTTTTTTCTGTCACTGCTGTTAATGCATTTGCAGCCCAGGAGCTGTCACCACAGAAAGCAGCAGAGTTACAGCCTTTTAAACGTATTAATCTCAGCGGACGTTTTAATTCACTGATTGATGTCAGTGACGCTGTGTCAAAACGCGCAGATGAAATGGGCGCAGCATCTTTCTTTATTCAGGGTGTCAGCGATGCCACAGGTAATAGTGGTAACTGGCGTGTGACTGCCGATTTGTATCGCAGTGATGCACCTGCTGCTGTAAAAGAAACCCATTACAGCCGTTACAATGGCGTGAATGAATTACCGAAAAATGTCGCTTACCGGTTAGAGCCTTTCGATACTGTTACCGTGAGCGGTTATTTCCCAAGTCAACCGGATGCGGTTGATGCTATTTCCCGTGCAGCGAAAGATAAAGGTGCAGCATCATTCTTTATCGTACGTCAGATTGATACTAATAATGGCGGTAACCAGTTCATCACTGCTTATGTCTACAAGGCAGATGCTAAAGAACGTCGTGTGCAGAGCCCGGATGCTATCCCTGCCGATTCTCAGGCCGGTAAAGCAGCACTGGCTGCTGGCGGTGCTGCTGCCGCTAAAGTGGAAATTCCGGGAGTTGCCTCTTCTGAAGCGCCAGACAGAAGTGTCGGTCGTTTCTTCGAAACACAGAATACTACTGGCCAGCGTTACACTGTCCGGTTGCCTGGTGGTAAATCAGTGCAGGAACTGAGTGATCTCACTGCGGCTCAGATGACGCCATTTGATACAGTGACAATTACTAATCACTTTGGTACCCCGACAGAAATGTCAGACGCCATAGGCCGCCTGGCTGCGGCGAAAGGTGCTAAGTACTACCACATTACCCGCCAGTGGCAAAACCAGAGCGGCGGTAACCTGACAGTTACGGCGGAACTGTTTAAATAA